From bacterium, a single genomic window includes:
- a CDS encoding EamA family transporter: protein MSSKKHFSAGLSSYVIWGFVPLLFKELSAFDDYEIIFYRVFVAAIAMTVVFSLDLRESWNAVADVFRQSKKDFWIMMTLTLVGGALLMVNWVTYVYVVNHVSIHGAAFAYLILPIATTFLAFFILGEKLNKNKWTGIILSGISCYLMANVDVNQILYIAAITLSYSFYMITQRRNLYVNRRISLSMQMVAGVLMMLLIDPIKTPVAQLDFHFWLFISLVALFFTITPLLLNLYALNGMESSQLAFLIYINPIISFIIGVTIYGEELDWLAVVAYSLMAIAIVIFNWELIGHAAKKTGIYKSQESVKKVA, encoded by the coding sequence ATGTCGTCCAAAAAACATTTCTCAGCAGGTTTGAGTTCGTATGTGATCTGGGGATTTGTGCCGCTGCTTTTCAAAGAGTTGAGCGCGTTCGATGATTACGAGATTATTTTCTATCGCGTGTTCGTGGCCGCAATCGCGATGACGGTTGTTTTTTCGCTGGATTTGAGAGAATCATGGAATGCGGTGGCGGATGTGTTTCGCCAGTCGAAAAAAGATTTTTGGATCATGATGACGCTGACACTCGTGGGCGGCGCGCTATTGATGGTGAACTGGGTGACGTATGTGTACGTGGTGAATCACGTGAGCATTCACGGCGCAGCATTCGCCTACCTGATCCTGCCGATCGCCACTACGTTTCTTGCGTTTTTTATTCTCGGCGAAAAATTGAACAAAAATAAATGGACCGGCATCATACTCAGCGGCATTAGTTGTTATCTCATGGCTAACGTAGACGTGAATCAGATTCTGTACATCGCCGCGATCACGCTGTCGTATTCGTTTTACATGATCACGCAGCGGAGGAATTTGTATGTCAATCGCCGGATCAGTTTGTCGATGCAAATGGTTGCGGGCGTTTTAATGATGCTGTTGATCGATCCGATCAAAACGCCGGTCGCGCAATTGGACTTTCATTTCTGGTTGTTTATTTCGCTGGTTGCGTTGTTTTTTACCATTACGCCGTTACTGTTGAATCTTTACGCGCTGAACGGGATGGAGTCGTCACAGCTCGCATTTTTGATTTATATAAATCCGATCATCAGTTTCATCATTGGCGTGACGATTTACGGCGAGGAATTGGATTGGCTGGCGGTAGTTGCTTACAGTTTGATGGCGATTGCGATCGTGATTTTCAATTGGGAACTGATCGGCCACGCCGCGAAAAAAACGGGCATTTACAAATCGCAGGAATCCGTAAAGAAAGTTGCCTAA
- a CDS encoding FMN-binding negative transcriptional regulator, translating into MYVPKRYEEKDEAIIREFIKTNNFATIVSCDEKTPVATHLPLDLVQTDEDEFLYGHFSKANTHWKKLKTDQTVLAIFTGPHAYITPQWYDHMNVPTWNYTAIHVYGKLSIVENYDELYTMLQRLIDKHEARYENKYTIHSMTKEYLDNEMKGIVGFKIKIEKFEAAFKLSQNRHERDFENIVHQLSQSDDATEKNVAEWMKKKNPHKK; encoded by the coding sequence ATGTACGTTCCTAAACGATATGAAGAAAAAGACGAAGCCATTATTCGTGAATTTATAAAAACGAATAACTTTGCGACCATTGTAAGCTGCGACGAAAAGACGCCGGTGGCAACGCATTTGCCGTTGGATCTGGTGCAAACGGACGAAGACGAATTTTTGTACGGACATTTTTCAAAAGCGAATACGCATTGGAAAAAATTGAAAACCGATCAGACGGTCTTGGCCATTTTCACGGGCCCGCACGCGTACATCACGCCGCAGTGGTACGATCATATGAATGTTCCGACGTGGAATTACACCGCCATTCACGTGTATGGCAAACTTTCGATCGTTGAAAATTATGACGAATTATATACCATGCTTCAACGGTTAATTGACAAACATGAAGCGCGTTATGAAAACAAATATACGATCCATTCCATGACTAAAGAGTATCTGGACAATGAAATGAAAGGGATCGTAGGATTTAAAATCAAAATTGAAAAATTCGAAGCGGCGTTTAAGCTGAGCCAAAACCGGCATGAGCGGGATTTTGAAAATATTGTTCATCAATTGTCACAGAGCGACGACGCAACCGAGAAAAACGTTGCGGAATGGATGAAGAAAAAAAACCCGCACAAAAAATAG
- a CDS encoding GNAT family N-acetyltransferase: protein MEYYKNEFTISTDKRKLDIETIHGFLTTSYWAKDITPTIVLRGIEHSLCFGIYDGSKQIGFARVISDYTTFAYLADVFVIETYRGRGLSKWLMECIMNYPDLQGLRRWMLMTRDAHGLYEQYGFQIAARPQHVMEIARPTIYSEMFTMNN, encoded by the coding sequence ATGGAATATTACAAAAATGAATTTACGATCAGCACGGACAAACGAAAATTAGATATCGAAACGATTCATGGTTTTCTGACCACGTCGTATTGGGCGAAAGACATTACGCCGACGATTGTTTTGCGCGGTATCGAGCATTCGCTGTGTTTCGGCATTTACGACGGATCGAAACAAATCGGATTTGCGCGCGTGATTTCGGATTACACGACGTTCGCTTATCTGGCCGATGTTTTCGTCATCGAAACGTACCGCGGTCGCGGGTTGTCGAAGTGGTTGATGGAATGCATTATGAATTATCCCGATCTTCAGGGTTTGCGCCGGTGGATGCTGATGACACGCGATGCGCACGGATTATATGAACAATACGGGTTTCAGATTGCAGCGCGTCCACAACACGTGATGGAGATTGCACGACCGACTATTTATTCAGAAATGTTCACAATGAACAATTAA
- a CDS encoding GNAT family N-acetyltransferase gives MNNSNSIKVITTYLEMFEKPKFFFEQKPGTSVIRAEKPTVSFYRYLYNTVGASWLWVDRRKMKDVELRTIIQDPKIEVNVLYVGGTPAGYAELDLRQPGEIELGYFGLIPDFVGQGLGKYLLTWAVDAAWKKNPKRFWVHTCSLDHPTALPLYQKCGFTIYKTEEHYDGSAHGRLVSMNVIRCTEKHAAVIAPLFDAYRGFYHQTSDITGAEKFLSDRLKNSESIVFVALDDSGKALGFVQLYPSFSSVSIKKIWILNDLFVIPEARKKGVGEALMETARKFAVETHAKGLQLETGIENITAQRLYEKLGYVRNVETHQYFLKV, from the coding sequence ATGAACAATAGTAATTCAATAAAGGTAATCACGACTTATTTGGAGATGTTCGAAAAGCCGAAGTTTTTTTTCGAACAAAAACCGGGGACGTCAGTCATTCGTGCAGAAAAACCGACGGTTTCGTTTTACCGCTATTTATATAACACCGTCGGCGCGTCGTGGCTGTGGGTCGATCGAAGAAAAATGAAAGACGTGGAGTTGCGAACGATCATTCAAGATCCAAAAATTGAAGTGAATGTCTTATACGTCGGAGGCACGCCGGCGGGATATGCGGAGTTGGATTTACGCCAGCCGGGTGAAATCGAGCTCGGATATTTTGGACTGATTCCGGATTTTGTCGGGCAAGGTTTGGGAAAATATTTGCTCACATGGGCCGTTGACGCCGCGTGGAAAAAAAATCCAAAACGTTTTTGGGTACATACATGCAGCCTCGATCATCCGACGGCTTTGCCCTTATATCAAAAATGCGGATTCACTATTTACAAAACTGAAGAACACTATGACGGATCCGCGCACGGAAGGCTGGTTTCAATGAATGTTATTCGCTGTACAGAAAAGCACGCAGCAGTGATTGCACCGCTATTCGACGCGTATCGCGGGTTTTATCATCAAACCTCCGATATCACCGGCGCAGAAAAATTTTTATCCGACAGGCTGAAGAATTCTGAATCCATTGTCTTTGTGGCTTTGGATGATTCCGGGAAAGCTTTGGGCTTTGTTCAATTGTATCCGTCGTTTTCATCGGTTTCAATCAAAAAAATTTGGATTTTGAATGATTTGTTTGTCATCCCGGAAGCACGCAAAAAGGGCGTTGGCGAAGCTTTAATGGAAACGGCACGGAAATTTGCAGTGGAAACGCATGCTAAAGGATTGCAATTGGAGACCGGAATTGAAAATATCACCGCGCAACGTTTGTACGAAAAACTTGGTTATGTCAGGAACGTCGAAACGCATCAATATTTTCTGAAGGTGTGA
- a CDS encoding GNAT family N-acetyltransferase, with protein MTENDWPFVQAIYEEGIATGHATLEVSVPDWPKWDAEHVEECRLVFRENGTVQGWAALTAVSGRCVYAGVAEVSVYIGNSFKGKGIGKKLLQSLVETSEANGIWTLQAGILKENTASIELHKSCGFREVGVREKLGQLKGVWRDVVLMERRSKVVGV; from the coding sequence ATGACTGAAAACGATTGGCCGTTTGTTCAGGCGATTTACGAGGAAGGCATTGCGACCGGGCATGCGACGCTGGAAGTCAGTGTTCCGGATTGGCCGAAGTGGGATGCCGAACACGTGGAGGAATGCCGGCTTGTTTTCAGAGAAAACGGTACCGTTCAAGGTTGGGCCGCATTGACAGCCGTTTCAGGGCGTTGCGTCTACGCCGGCGTGGCCGAAGTCAGCGTGTATATCGGTAATTCTTTCAAAGGCAAAGGCATCGGTAAAAAATTATTGCAATCGCTTGTAGAAACATCAGAAGCGAATGGTATCTGGACTCTGCAAGCCGGAATTTTAAAAGAAAATACCGCCAGCATCGAATTGCATAAATCGTGTGGTTTTCGCGAAGTCGGCGTACGCGAAAAATTGGGACAACTCAAAGGCGTGTGGCGCGACGTCGTTTTGATGGAAAGGCGCAGTAAGGTAGTAGGCGTATGA
- a CDS encoding DJ-1/PfpI family protein, with protein MKQRNVAVIIFDEVEVLDFCGPFEVFSVTGQRDGSNPFNVYTVAQHHQLILARNALSVKPHFDFNDCPAPDIVVVPGGFGTRKEMNNPVLLEWIREVNQKAELMLSVCTGALILAKAGLLDGLSATTHHGAVDLLKEVAPKTRVDTSKRFIDNGRIILSAGISAGLDMSLHVVEKLLGKAQAVETAQYMEYRWEIDKTDQ; from the coding sequence ATGAAACAACGTAATGTTGCCGTAATTATTTTTGACGAAGTCGAAGTGCTCGATTTTTGCGGTCCGTTTGAAGTTTTTTCCGTGACGGGACAACGGGATGGTTCCAATCCATTCAATGTGTACACGGTTGCCCAACACCATCAATTAATTTTGGCGCGGAATGCTTTGAGTGTTAAACCGCATTTTGATTTTAACGATTGCCCGGCTCCCGATATTGTGGTGGTGCCCGGAGGGTTTGGAACGCGCAAAGAAATGAATAATCCGGTGTTGCTCGAGTGGATTCGTGAAGTTAATCAAAAAGCTGAATTAATGTTATCTGTGTGCACGGGCGCGTTAATTTTAGCCAAGGCAGGATTGCTTGACGGTTTATCGGCGACTACGCATCACGGTGCAGTCGATTTATTGAAAGAAGTCGCGCCAAAAACGCGCGTCGACACATCAAAACGTTTTATTGACAATGGCCGGATCATTTTATCGGCCGGTATTTCGGCCGGACTGGATATGTCGCTTCACGTTGTAGAAAAATTATTGGGCAAAGCGCAAGCGGTTGAAACAGCCCAATACATGGAGTATCGTTGGGAAATCGATAAGACCGATCAATAA
- a CDS encoding DinB family protein, whose translation MDFKTRPATGDYNDYFKRYIDRIPPESDLLQLLESDFRETEKFILSLSEEQLNHRYAPDKWSIKEIINHLTDGERVFAYRAMRISRKDQTVLPGFDENLYVPNAKASARSISSLISEFSAVRRATIELFKNFDSEMLAQTGTASNYKISVRALGFIIAGHELHHMNVIKERYLKG comes from the coding sequence ATGGATTTTAAAACGCGCCCCGCAACCGGTGACTACAACGACTATTTTAAACGGTATATCGATCGCATTCCCCCGGAAAGCGATTTGTTACAGCTATTAGAATCAGATTTTCGTGAGACGGAAAAATTCATCCTGTCGTTATCGGAAGAACAGTTAAACCACCGTTATGCTCCGGATAAATGGTCGATCAAGGAGATCATCAATCATCTTACCGATGGCGAACGGGTATTTGCTTACCGCGCGATGCGGATTTCACGCAAAGATCAAACCGTTCTTCCCGGGTTTGACGAAAATTTATACGTACCGAACGCCAAAGCCTCTGCTCGATCTATCAGCAGTCTGATATCGGAATTTTCAGCTGTTCGCCGCGCAACCATTGAACTATTTAAAAATTTCGACAGTGAAATGTTGGCGCAAACCGGAACGGCAAGCAATTATAAAATCTCCGTACGCGCTCTTGGTTTTATTATCGCAGGGCACGAATTGCATCACATGAACGTTATTAAAGAACGTTATTTGAAAGGATAA
- a CDS encoding EamA family transporter: MNAFYWPIVLVVAANIIYHLSQKSIPHSVNPIVSTIVAYGVALVASIVLYPFFADGQSIANQVKEINWSTYTVGIAIVGIEVGFLLAYRIGWNVSFGAIFSNATATLLLIPLGLLFFKEKISWINITGILLCIAGLWMIIKK; the protein is encoded by the coding sequence TTGAATGCTTTTTATTGGCCAATTGTCCTGGTTGTCGCCGCTAACATCATTTATCATCTCTCCCAAAAATCGATCCCGCATAGCGTGAATCCGATAGTATCGACGATCGTTGCCTACGGAGTTGCGCTCGTGGCGTCAATCGTTTTGTATCCGTTTTTCGCCGATGGGCAAAGCATTGCCAATCAAGTGAAGGAAATCAACTGGTCGACGTATACGGTTGGAATTGCAATCGTAGGAATTGAAGTTGGATTTTTGCTGGCGTACCGCATCGGTTGGAACGTCAGCTTTGGCGCCATTTTTTCAAATGCGACGGCAACGTTGCTGCTGATTCCGCTTGGATTGCTGTTTTTTAAAGAAAAAATATCATGGATCAATATTACCGGCATCCTGTTGTGCATTGCCGGATTGTGGATGATTATAAAAAAATAA
- a CDS encoding GNAT family N-acetyltransferase produces MIDYRIGNDLDLDEMIELYRASTLGERRPVDDRKRMGEMLKNANLVVTAWEGNLMVGISRSITDFVYATYLSDLAVRLSHQKAGIGKELIRRTQAAAPQASVILLAAPKAVDYYPRIGFTQHLSAWWLKSDERVK; encoded by the coding sequence ATGATCGACTACCGCATCGGGAATGATCTGGATTTGGATGAAATGATTGAGTTATATCGCGCTTCGACTTTAGGCGAACGGCGGCCCGTGGACGATCGTAAACGAATGGGCGAAATGTTGAAAAATGCAAATTTAGTTGTGACGGCGTGGGAAGGAAATTTGATGGTTGGTATTTCACGTTCCATAACGGATTTTGTATACGCAACGTATTTATCGGATCTTGCCGTACGATTGTCGCATCAAAAAGCCGGTATCGGAAAGGAATTGATCCGCCGGACACAAGCGGCGGCTCCACAAGCCAGCGTCATCCTTTTAGCCGCACCTAAGGCTGTGGATTATTATCCACGTATCGGATTTACGCAGCATCTCAGTGCGTGGTGGTTGAAGTCGGATGAGAGAGTGAAATAA
- a CDS encoding class I SAM-dependent methyltransferase: MEATFKDHFSKQSDLYAKFRPDYPKAMYEFILSHVQGRELAWDCGTGNGQVAAALVEYFDRVIATDPSAKQIEKAFHHDKIEYRIEPAEQTSLQNGTVDFVAVAQALHWFDFDQFYSEVRRVAKSKAIVAVWTYDLLKVNAEIDQIINHFYTEVVGSYWPKERRWVDEQYKTIPFPIDEFKAPEFFIDKFFNFEDFLGYLHTWSSVQQYIKINGQDPVDEIKHDLLTAWGNPGKEIPVRWPVYVRIGRV; the protein is encoded by the coding sequence ATGGAAGCAACTTTTAAAGATCATTTTTCAAAGCAATCGGATTTGTACGCTAAATTCCGTCCCGATTACCCGAAAGCAATGTACGAATTCATCCTTTCGCATGTGCAAGGGCGAGAACTTGCATGGGATTGTGGTACAGGTAACGGGCAGGTGGCGGCAGCATTAGTTGAATATTTTGATCGTGTCATTGCCACCGATCCAAGCGCCAAACAAATCGAAAAAGCCTTTCACCATGATAAAATTGAATACAGAATCGAACCGGCTGAACAAACGAGCCTGCAAAACGGAACCGTTGATTTTGTCGCCGTCGCACAAGCGTTACATTGGTTTGATTTCGATCAATTCTATTCAGAAGTCCGTCGCGTAGCTAAATCCAAAGCTATTGTTGCGGTATGGACGTATGATCTTTTAAAAGTGAATGCTGAGATCGATCAGATTATCAATCATTTTTATACGGAAGTTGTCGGGTCTTATTGGCCGAAAGAACGGCGCTGGGTGGATGAACAATATAAAACCATTCCTTTTCCGATTGACGAATTCAAAGCGCCGGAATTCTTCATCGATAAATTTTTTAATTTTGAAGATTTTTTAGGTTATCTCCACACATGGTCGAGCGTGCAGCAATACATTAAAATCAATGGCCAAGATCCGGTTGATGAAATAAAACATGATTTATTAACCGCATGGGGAAACCCCGGAAAAGAAATTCCGGTTCGTTGGCCGGTATACGTCAGAATAGGACGAGTATGA
- a CDS encoding MOSC domain-containing protein — translation MNLSSIYVYPIKACRGLLVDHVTFDEYGIEGDRRFLIVDSEGVAMTQRDFHTLTFVEPQADGEVLSLSAPGMNKVQIDVSHNHFRQKVQVWDDRCDAEDCGDEAAEWFSEYLKLRCRLVKMAHGFTRLIDRNYSSLDEHVSFADAYPALIISEASLADLNSKLEEKITMKRFRPNFVVEGCEPFAEDSWKKIQIGSMTFRAVKLCARCVVPTINLETGVPGKEPLRTLATYRTINGKVMFGQNIIHDQKSGSVRAGDTVTVIQ, via the coding sequence ATGAATCTTTCATCAATTTATGTTTACCCGATCAAAGCGTGCCGTGGCCTTTTAGTTGATCATGTGACGTTTGACGAATATGGAATTGAAGGAGACCGTCGTTTTCTGATCGTCGATTCGGAAGGTGTGGCGATGACGCAACGTGACTTTCATACTTTGACATTTGTCGAGCCGCAAGCCGATGGAGAAGTTCTTTCACTGTCAGCCCCGGGAATGAACAAAGTTCAAATTGACGTTTCTCATAATCACTTTCGACAAAAAGTTCAAGTGTGGGATGATCGTTGCGATGCCGAGGATTGTGGCGATGAAGCAGCCGAGTGGTTCAGCGAATATTTAAAATTACGGTGTCGATTGGTAAAAATGGCTCATGGCTTTACGAGACTGATTGACAGAAATTATTCGTCACTTGACGAGCACGTAAGTTTTGCCGACGCTTATCCGGCATTGATCATTTCTGAGGCATCGCTCGCGGACTTGAATTCAAAGCTCGAAGAAAAAATAACGATGAAACGCTTTCGTCCGAATTTTGTGGTTGAAGGTTGCGAACCGTTTGCCGAAGACAGTTGGAAAAAAATACAAATCGGTTCTATGACTTTTCGCGCGGTCAAATTATGTGCGCGCTGTGTGGTTCCGACGATCAACCTTGAAACCGGAGTGCCGGGAAAAGAACCATTACGCACACTGGCGACGTATCGTACCATCAATGGCAAAGTCATGTTTGGCCAGAATATCATTCACGATCAGAAATCGGGCTCAGTGCGCGCCGGCGATACCGTCACAGTGATTCAATAA
- a CDS encoding PhzF family phenazine biosynthesis protein produces the protein MRIPLYQIDAFTNRVFSGNPAAVCPLESWLDDTILLNIAAENNLSETAFFVREGDIFRLRWFTPRVEVDLCGHATLASAYVIFNLMHYHGDRIEFLSQSGPLWVYRRGHHLVMDFPTRDPIACEVPANLIKGLGVQPIEVLKSRDYFCVLDSEEQVRTVIPDMNLLMTLDADVLITAKGNQADFVSRYFAPLAGIPEDPVTGSTHCNLIPYWAEALGKKELYAQQLSKRGGEIFCEMHGDRVHIAGEAAKYFEGFIEI, from the coding sequence ATGAGAATTCCTTTATATCAAATTGATGCATTTACCAACCGTGTGTTTTCAGGTAATCCGGCTGCCGTGTGTCCGTTGGAATCGTGGTTAGATGATACGATCTTACTGAACATCGCTGCGGAAAATAATTTATCCGAGACGGCGTTTTTTGTACGTGAAGGTGACATTTTTCGTTTGCGTTGGTTTACACCGCGTGTTGAAGTGGATTTGTGCGGGCACGCTACACTCGCATCGGCGTACGTAATTTTTAATTTGATGCACTATCACGGCGACCGGATTGAATTTCTTTCTCAAAGCGGGCCGTTGTGGGTTTATCGCCGTGGTCATCATTTGGTAATGGATTTCCCGACGCGCGATCCGATAGCCTGTGAAGTTCCGGCCAATTTAATCAAAGGCCTTGGCGTGCAACCGATTGAAGTGTTGAAATCGCGGGACTATTTTTGCGTGCTCGATTCGGAAGAACAAGTTCGCACCGTTATTCCGGACATGAATTTGTTGATGACTCTCGACGCCGATGTGCTTATTACCGCGAAGGGTAATCAGGCGGATTTCGTTTCCCGCTATTTCGCTCCGCTCGCCGGTATTCCTGAAGATCCGGTGACGGGTTCGACCCATTGCAATCTGATTCCTTACTGGGCGGAAGCTCTTGGCAAAAAAGAATTGTACGCCCAACAGCTTTCCAAACGCGGCGGGGAAATTTTTTGTGAAATGCACGGGGATCGCGTGCACATTGCCGGAGAAGCGGCGAAATATTTTGAAGGTTTTATTGAAATATAA
- a CDS encoding GNAT family N-acetyltransferase, translating into MENKVLIIDYSQEHQPVFKALNVAWIEKSFEMEPIDHYQLDHPEEAILKDGGCIILAQYDNQIVGTCALIRMNTEVVEMIKMAVDERFRGLKIGHELGKAIVDKAKQMGAKKIELYSSTTGSANAVQLYRKLGFREIPLDHMEFKRADIKMELEL; encoded by the coding sequence ATGGAAAATAAAGTACTTATCATCGATTATTCCCAAGAACATCAACCGGTGTTCAAAGCGCTTAATGTAGCATGGATCGAGAAAAGTTTTGAAATGGAACCCATCGATCATTATCAATTGGATCATCCGGAAGAAGCGATTTTGAAAGACGGCGGATGCATTATTCTTGCTCAATATGATAACCAAATCGTAGGAACATGCGCGTTGATCAGAATGAATACGGAAGTCGTAGAAATGATCAAAATGGCTGTCGATGAACGTTTTCGCGGTTTGAAAATCGGTCATGAGTTAGGAAAAGCCATTGTCGATAAAGCAAAACAGATGGGCGCAAAAAAAATTGAATTGTATTCCAGTACGACCGGTTCGGCCAATGCCGTGCAATTGTATAGAAAATTAGGCTTCCGCGAAATTCCTCTCGATCACATGGAATTCAAACGGGCCGATATTAAAATGGAATTGGAATTATGA
- a CDS encoding DHCW motif cupin fold protein, with translation MKIETVPFQVVDWKAVDTTEHAGDSGKAYWRTFQEGNIRVRMVEYTPGYHANHWCKKGHVLLVMEGELTTELEDGRKFTLKPGMSYQVADDLFPHRSYTEKGAKLFIVD, from the coding sequence ATGAAAATCGAAACTGTTCCTTTTCAGGTTGTTGATTGGAAAGCAGTTGACACGACTGAACATGCCGGCGATTCAGGTAAGGCCTACTGGAGAACTTTTCAGGAAGGCAATATCCGCGTTCGTATGGTCGAATATACGCCGGGTTATCATGCCAATCATTGGTGCAAAAAAGGGCACGTACTATTGGTAATGGAAGGTGAATTAACTACCGAACTTGAAGACGGGAGAAAATTTACGTTAAAGCCGGGTATGAGTTATCAGGTAGCCGATGATCTTTTTCCGCATCGGTCATACACGGAAAAAGGCGCAAAATTATTTATTGTAGATTAA